Proteins from a single region of Xyrauchen texanus isolate HMW12.3.18 chromosome 7, RBS_HiC_50CHRs, whole genome shotgun sequence:
- the LOC127646437 gene encoding thrombopoietin receptor-like isoform X2: MHGPPVDMMQLIWLIFLSNLFSQVHSVPHLSKQELSVVDMDTNIIVYSRNVSVEDQHVLYPPSNISLHPTGEVGQMLVQWKDPINIWNKQKPQYEIRYNSKHKQSTVKQVTGSPHKLTSLAAGENCTLQMRVRSGSKLWGDWSSPVTAVVPQSANDIKLRCHTPDLYQVLCKWSEELYDGGRYNLHYSQTNRNSWSSWKLCSKANDTVNQCVLYGEESTVYQVYLSTGQERFSRTFYMKTFSMNSSIKTEPPRGLQEQMVDGRLCLSWDPPLLIISQYLIYQIRYQLQGENEWKHFTVPSSKTSTCLDVQLGGQYIIQVNTQPDGSIYSGCWSDWSKQLTATHLTPGKESIFFVCIPVALLIITFAFIYFFPKYFSKVKQSMWPSVTNLNKVLESFLADISGSHWELTFNKQCDNTAAMSVLEILSERDAAVTEKPCKEATCLFLPERVFSVGEKNGEDFGEGLEMAQDYVILNTNEIIPCFTGNDCVYKDVSLSKLATENLHSCLSACSTSFPECTTNILNHPYPLLAEQSELQEYNLAVKI; the protein is encoded by the exons AGCTCAGCGTGGTAGACATggacaccaacataattgtctaCAGCCGCAATGTCAGTGTGGAGGACCAGC ATGTTCTGTATCCTCCATCAAATATATCCCTTCATCCGACTGGCGAGGTGGGCCAAATGTTAGTTCAATGGAAAGACCCAATAAACATTTGGAATAAGCAAAAACCACAGTATGAAATTCGATACAACTCCAAACACAAACAAAGCACAGTTAAACAG GTGACAGGATCTCCCCATAAGCTCACCTCTCTAGCTGCAGGAGAGAACTGCACACTGCAGATGAGAGTCAGATCTGGTAGCAAGCTTTGGGGTGATTGGTCAAGTCCTGTAACTGCTGTGGTTCCACAATCTGCAA ATGACATAAAATTAAGGTGCCACACTCCTGATCTGTATCAAGTATTATGCAAATGGAGTGAAGAATTATATGATGGTGGCAGATACAACCTCCATTACAGCCAAACAAACAg AAATTCATGGAGCAGTTGGAAGCTGTGTTCCAAAGCCAACGACACTGTGAATCAGTGTGTCTTGTATGGGGAGGAGTCCACTGTCTATCAGGTTTATCTCAGCACTGGCCAGGAACGATTCAGTCGAACGTTTTACATGAAGACTTTCAGTATGAACAGTAGCA TCAAAACAGAGCCTCCACGAGGGCTTCAGGAACAGATGGTGGACGGTAGGCTTTGTTTAAGCTGGGATCCACCTCTTTTGATTATCTCTCAGTACCTAATATACCAAATCCGCTATCAGCTCCAAGGAGAGAATGAGTGGAAG CATTTCACAGTACCCAGTTCCAAGACCAGCACTTGTCTGGATGTGCAACTGGGGGGGCAATACATCATCCAGGTCAACACACAACCTGATGGATCAATCTACAGTGGATGCTGGAGTGATTGGTCAAAACAACTCACTGCCACTCATTTGACTCCAGGCAAAG AGTCGATCTTCTTTGTCTGCATACCAGTAGCTTTACTGATCATTACTTTTGCATTCATCTATTTCTTCCCCAAATACTTCAG TAAAGTGAAGCAGTCTATGTGGCCATCAGTCACAAACCTAAACAAGGTGCTGGAGAGTTTTCTGGCAGATATCAGTGGATCACACTGG GAGCTAACCTTCAACAAGCAATGCGACAATACTGCTGCCATGTCAGTGTTAGAGATCCTGTCTGAGCGGGATgctgcagttacagaaaaaccTTGTAAGGAGGCCACCTGTCTTTTTCTCCCTGAGCGAGTCTTCTCGGTTGGTGAAAAAAATGGGGAGGATTTTGGAGAGGGTTTGGAGATGGCTCAAGATTATGTGATTTTGAACACCAATGAAATAATTCCATGCTTTACAGGGAATGACTGTGTGTACAAGGATGTTTCTTTATCTAAACTGGCCACTGAAAATCTACACTCTTGCCTTAGTGCCTGTTCTACCAGCTTTCCAGAGTGCACGACTAATATCCTCAACCATCCCTATCCCCTTCTCGCAGAACAATCAGAGCTTCAAGAGTACAATTTGGCAgtcaaaatataa
- the LOC127646437 gene encoding thrombopoietin receptor-like isoform X3: MFLNICAFPPSDVYLFAYTELSVVDMDTNIIVYSRNVSVEDQHVLYPPSNISLHPTGEVGQMLVQWKDPINIWNKQKPQYEIRYNSKHKQSTVKQVTGSPHKLTSLAAGENCTLQMRVRSGSKLWGDWSSPVTAVVPQSANDIKLRCHTPDLYQVLCKWSEELYDGGRYNLHYSQTNRNSWSSWKLCSKANDTVNQCVLYGEESTVYQVYLSTGQERFSRTFYMKTFSMNSSIKTEPPRGLQEQMVDGRLCLSWDPPLLIISQYLIYQIRYQLQGENEWKHFTVPSSKTSTCLDVQLGGQYIIQVNTQPDGSIYSGCWSDWSKQLTATHLTPGKESIFFVCIPVALLIITFAFIYFFPKYFSKVKQSMWPSVTNLNKVLESFLADISGSHWELTFNKQCDNTAAMSVLEILSERDAAVTEKPCKEATCLFLPERVFSVGEKNGEDFGEGLEMAQDYVILNTNEIIPCFTGNDCVYKDVSLSKLATENLHSCLSACSTSFPECTTNILNHPYPLLAEQSELQEYNLAVKI; this comes from the exons ATGTTCTTAAATATTTGCGCATTCCCACCAAGTGATGTTTATCTGTTCGCATACACAGAGCTCAGCGTGGTAGACATggacaccaacataattgtctaCAGCCGCAATGTCAGTGTGGAGGACCAGC ATGTTCTGTATCCTCCATCAAATATATCCCTTCATCCGACTGGCGAGGTGGGCCAAATGTTAGTTCAATGGAAAGACCCAATAAACATTTGGAATAAGCAAAAACCACAGTATGAAATTCGATACAACTCCAAACACAAACAAAGCACAGTTAAACAG GTGACAGGATCTCCCCATAAGCTCACCTCTCTAGCTGCAGGAGAGAACTGCACACTGCAGATGAGAGTCAGATCTGGTAGCAAGCTTTGGGGTGATTGGTCAAGTCCTGTAACTGCTGTGGTTCCACAATCTGCAA ATGACATAAAATTAAGGTGCCACACTCCTGATCTGTATCAAGTATTATGCAAATGGAGTGAAGAATTATATGATGGTGGCAGATACAACCTCCATTACAGCCAAACAAACAg AAATTCATGGAGCAGTTGGAAGCTGTGTTCCAAAGCCAACGACACTGTGAATCAGTGTGTCTTGTATGGGGAGGAGTCCACTGTCTATCAGGTTTATCTCAGCACTGGCCAGGAACGATTCAGTCGAACGTTTTACATGAAGACTTTCAGTATGAACAGTAGCA TCAAAACAGAGCCTCCACGAGGGCTTCAGGAACAGATGGTGGACGGTAGGCTTTGTTTAAGCTGGGATCCACCTCTTTTGATTATCTCTCAGTACCTAATATACCAAATCCGCTATCAGCTCCAAGGAGAGAATGAGTGGAAG CATTTCACAGTACCCAGTTCCAAGACCAGCACTTGTCTGGATGTGCAACTGGGGGGGCAATACATCATCCAGGTCAACACACAACCTGATGGATCAATCTACAGTGGATGCTGGAGTGATTGGTCAAAACAACTCACTGCCACTCATTTGACTCCAGGCAAAG AGTCGATCTTCTTTGTCTGCATACCAGTAGCTTTACTGATCATTACTTTTGCATTCATCTATTTCTTCCCCAAATACTTCAG TAAAGTGAAGCAGTCTATGTGGCCATCAGTCACAAACCTAAACAAGGTGCTGGAGAGTTTTCTGGCAGATATCAGTGGATCACACTGG GAGCTAACCTTCAACAAGCAATGCGACAATACTGCTGCCATGTCAGTGTTAGAGATCCTGTCTGAGCGGGATgctgcagttacagaaaaaccTTGTAAGGAGGCCACCTGTCTTTTTCTCCCTGAGCGAGTCTTCTCGGTTGGTGAAAAAAATGGGGAGGATTTTGGAGAGGGTTTGGAGATGGCTCAAGATTATGTGATTTTGAACACCAATGAAATAATTCCATGCTTTACAGGGAATGACTGTGTGTACAAGGATGTTTCTTTATCTAAACTGGCCACTGAAAATCTACACTCTTGCCTTAGTGCCTGTTCTACCAGCTTTCCAGAGTGCACGACTAATATCCTCAACCATCCCTATCCCCTTCTCGCAGAACAATCAGAGCTTCAAGAGTACAATTTGGCAgtcaaaatataa